Proteins from one Ipomoea triloba cultivar NCNSP0323 chromosome 1, ASM357664v1 genomic window:
- the LOC115998751 gene encoding uncharacterized protein LOC115998751 encodes MEGLIPLVFRTIKRTRTRRQYQCLSSGGAADGGAFNIQDFYPNGYYGGGGNMISQNDYGYNGDRRKGGENVGADGRRHRRHMSLQVEYSGGFSPERGAAAASKSSKQLVRFKSHRMFSCVTGA; translated from the coding sequence ATGGAGGGTCTGATTCCGTTGGTTTTCCGGACGATCAAGAGAACCAGAACTCGCCGGCAATATCAGTGCCTCTCCTCCGGCGGCGCGGCGGACGGCGGTGCCTTCAACATACAAGATTTCTATCCAAATGGTTATTACGGTGGCGGCGGCAATATGATCTCCCAGAATGATTATGGTTATAACGGTGATCGGAGGAAGGGCGGTGAGAACGTGGGCGCAGATGGGAGGAGACACCGGCGACATATGTCCCTCCAAGTGGAATATTCCGGCGGGTTTTCGCCGGAGCGTGGCGCTGCCGCCGCTTCTAAGTCGTCGAAACAACTTGTGAGGTTTAAGAGCCACCGGATGTTCTCATGCGTGACCGGAGCATAA
- the LOC115998100 gene encoding uncharacterized protein LOC115998100: MRDESMKPDSQKRKTYEKKKIRSPFLDLGNVQQKRPKLSSPASSGKQRWKSTKENILAVPISLKPQKNASRLHKCQTGEKPIQVLDLDGNDSNLENFTPVGKRKTADSANFEGNNNVGEDSTVKTSTNVVKTPPIKSSVSPEIQCNVLSATSASAAVTPCYSAGHVLSGISDKRKCRPIGILTVPLDCEKSSKKGCIIGMIDDEKADSLVPLPAEASMHWLSSSCGEENQIRGPELPYSPSFCCKVDCDVLPCQRMPCCKATELHEERNIIKSPLSGSSVSSDNVIQTPSSDSASDRHTTFSCLNVDDKHEFESELDNGLAEVVNGAKLPLQNS; the protein is encoded by the exons ATGAGAGATGAGAGCATGAAACCAGATTCCCAGAAGAGGAAAACCtatgagaagaagaagattagaAGCCCATTTTTGGATTTAG GAAATGTTCAGCAGAAAAGACCCAAACTGTCTTCTCCTGCGAGCAGTGGGAAACAGCGATGGAAATCCACCAAAGAGAACATTTTGGCCGTACCCATTTCACTGAAACCCCAGAAGAACGCATCTCGCCTGCACAAATGCCAGACTGGGGAAAAGCCCATTCAGGTATTAGATTTGGATGGCAATGATAGTAATTTAGAGAACTTTACACCTGTTGGGAAAAGGAAAACTGCAGATTCTGCTAATTTTGAGGGTAACAACAATGTTGGAGAGGATTCAACTGTAAAAACTAGTACTAATGTTGTCAAGACTCCTCCTATTAAGTCCTCAGTATCTCCTGAGATTCAATGTAATGTGTTATCTGCAACCTCTGCTTCTGCTGCTGTCACACCTTGTTATAGTGCCGGCCATGTTCTATCAGGAATCAGTGACAAACGAAAATGCAGGCCTATAGGGATCCTCACTGTGCCTTTGGACTGTGAGAAATCTAGCAAGAAAGGCTGCATTATTGGGATGATTGATGATGAGAAAGCAGATTCTTTAGTGCCACTGCCTGCTGAGGCCTCAATGCACTGGCTTTCATCTTCGTGTGGCGAAGAAAACCAAATTAGGGGGCCTGAGTTGCCTTATTCTCCTTCATTTTGCTGTAAAGTTGATTGTGATGTGTTGCCTTGTCAAAGAATGCCTTGTTGTAAGGCTACTGAACTTCATGAAGAAAGAAATATCATCAAGTCTCCACTTTCTGGGAGCTCTGTGAGCAGTGATAATGTGATCCAGACACCCAGCTCGGATTCCGCCTCAGATAGGCACACCACTTTTTCTTGCTTAAATGTTGATGATAAGCATGAATTTGAATCTGAACTTGATAATGGATTGGCAGAAGTTGTTAATGGAGCAAAGTTACCTCTTCAGAATTCTTAA
- the LOC116016686 gene encoding probable uridine nucleosidase 2 isoform X1, with protein sequence MTNERKKIIIDTDPGVDDAMAIFVALQSPDVEVIGLTTIYGNVYTTLATRNALHLLEVAGRTDIPVAEGSHVTITNGTKLRIADFVHGTDGLGNQNFPPPEGKAIEQNATEFLVQQANLYPGEVTVVALGPLTNIALAIQRDPAFVKNIGQIAVLGGAFAVNGNVNPASEANIFGDPDAADIVFTSGADILAVGINVTHQVVLTDADRNRLAESNGKFAKYISKIMDVYFDYHHDAYNIKGVYLHDPTTLLVAIDPSLITYTEGAVRVQTTGITRGLTLFYNKQKRFAEVTEWSDKPSVKVAVTVDAPAVVKLVMERLMNS encoded by the exons ATGACGAATGAACGCAAGAAAATCATCATTGACACTGATCCCGGCGTTG ATGATGCCATGGCAATATTTGTGGCTCTGCAATCCCCTGATGTGGAGGTGATTGGGCTCACTACTATTTATGGCAATGTTTACACTACTCTTGCCACAAGAAATGCCTTGCATTTG CTGGAAGTAGCTGGGAGGACAGACATACCGGTGGCTGAAGGATCTCATGTCACAATCACT AATGGTACAAAGCTTCGAATTGCTGATTTTGTTCATGGTACGGATGGACTTGGAAACCAAAACTTTCCTCCACCGGAAGGAAAAGCTATTGAACAGAATGCTACTGAGTTTCTTGTCCAGCAAGCCAATCTTTACCCAGGCGAAGTCACTGTTGTGGCGTTGGGCCCCTTGACAAATATTGCATTG GCAATCCAAAGAGATCCTGCATTTGTTAAAAACATTGGCCAAATTGCTGTTCTTGGTGGTGCATTTGCAGTCAATGGAAATGTGAATCCAGCATCTGAGGCAAAT ATTTTTGGAGATCCGGATGCAGCTGATATAGTCTTCACAAGCGGTGCTGATATTCTGGCTGTTGGTATAAATGTTACACACCAAGTTGTGCTTACGG ATGCTGATCGCAATAGGCTGGCTGAGTCAAATGGAAAATTTGCTAAATACATAAGCAAGATTATGGATGTCTATTTTGATTATCACCATGATGCCTACAATATAAAAG GTGTTTACCTTCACGATCCAACTACTCTGCTTGTTGCTATCGATCCTTCCCTGATTACCTACACGGAAGGTGCTGTTCGGGTCCAGACAACTGGCATCACAAGGGGTCTCACGTTATTCTACAACAAACAGAAAAG GTTCGCGGAAGTCACTGAATGGTCTGACAAACCGTCAGTCAAAGTGGCGGTCACAGTTGATGCTCCAGCTGTTGTGAAGTTGGTGATGGAGCGGCTGATGAACTCGTGA
- the LOC116016686 gene encoding probable uridine nucleosidase 2 isoform X2 → MIQLEVAGRTDIPVAEGSHVTITNGTKLRIADFVHGTDGLGNQNFPPPEGKAIEQNATEFLVQQANLYPGEVTVVALGPLTNIALAIQRDPAFVKNIGQIAVLGGAFAVNGNVNPASEANIFGDPDAADIVFTSGADILAVGINVTHQVVLTDADRNRLAESNGKFAKYISKIMDVYFDYHHDAYNIKGVYLHDPTTLLVAIDPSLITYTEGAVRVQTTGITRGLTLFYNKQKRFAEVTEWSDKPSVKVAVTVDAPAVVKLVMERLMNS, encoded by the exons ATGATTCAGCTGGAAGTAGCTGGGAGGACAGACATACCGGTGGCTGAAGGATCTCATGTCACAATCACT AATGGTACAAAGCTTCGAATTGCTGATTTTGTTCATGGTACGGATGGACTTGGAAACCAAAACTTTCCTCCACCGGAAGGAAAAGCTATTGAACAGAATGCTACTGAGTTTCTTGTCCAGCAAGCCAATCTTTACCCAGGCGAAGTCACTGTTGTGGCGTTGGGCCCCTTGACAAATATTGCATTG GCAATCCAAAGAGATCCTGCATTTGTTAAAAACATTGGCCAAATTGCTGTTCTTGGTGGTGCATTTGCAGTCAATGGAAATGTGAATCCAGCATCTGAGGCAAAT ATTTTTGGAGATCCGGATGCAGCTGATATAGTCTTCACAAGCGGTGCTGATATTCTGGCTGTTGGTATAAATGTTACACACCAAGTTGTGCTTACGG ATGCTGATCGCAATAGGCTGGCTGAGTCAAATGGAAAATTTGCTAAATACATAAGCAAGATTATGGATGTCTATTTTGATTATCACCATGATGCCTACAATATAAAAG GTGTTTACCTTCACGATCCAACTACTCTGCTTGTTGCTATCGATCCTTCCCTGATTACCTACACGGAAGGTGCTGTTCGGGTCCAGACAACTGGCATCACAAGGGGTCTCACGTTATTCTACAACAAACAGAAAAG GTTCGCGGAAGTCACTGAATGGTCTGACAAACCGTCAGTCAAAGTGGCGGTCACAGTTGATGCTCCAGCTGTTGTGAAGTTGGTGATGGAGCGGCTGATGAACTCGTGA
- the LOC116016671 gene encoding la-related protein 6B isoform X2 produces the protein MAQDELSVSSSALEADSQESVVIGALNSTVAPSSSPPLDLPVESSTSVSPPSDQLPPSLSRNLSLSKLNAGAPAFVPRSATSPSLTSAASGSLAPSPAPPALSPSSSSSTLPGLVIPQHNQTLLHVYTGPGGGAFHQIPAHVPVQSHYLYAPQMPAQYMVGGFLDQAGQEVAAAGSSAAIHAVPPQDLDKGLKNGRLSEEASQKILNQVEYYFSDLNLATTDHLMRVMSKDPEGYVPISVVASFKKIKALISSHAHLAKILRNSTKLVVSEDGKKVKRQNPLSETDMEELQSRIIVAENLPEDHCHQNLMKIFSTVGSVKMIRTCQPQTSNGVSSSGTRTAKSDSMLLSNKLHAFVEYETVELAEKAVAELNDAGDWRNGLKVRILAKLAHTRGKKFGHDSESNFKEEDAFAPEQQLSLQHTDSQSNGLAGVEESDKDGPRRTRNRGRGRGRPTPNNNRGSLGTSTSNGNRGNHNAPPPNFSVNADQATTAKQPSVPRMPDGTKGFSMGRGKPVAVKTA, from the exons ATGGCTCAAGATGAGTTGTCTGTATCATCATCAGCACTTGAAGCAGATTCACAGGAATCAGTAGTGATTGGAGCCCTAAATTCAACGGTAGCGCCGTCGTCGTCGCCGCCGCTCGATCTTCCGGTGGAGTCATCCACCTCTGTTTCTCCACCGTCCGATCAGTTGCCTCCGTCCCTATCCAGGAACCTCTCCCTCAGCAAGCTGAACGCTGGAGCTCCTGCATTTGTCCCTAGAAGTGCGACTTCTCCTTCGCTGACGTCCGCGGCATCGGGGTCTCTGGCACCATCTCCGGCTCCTCCAGCGCTTTCTCCGTCTTCGTCGTCATCGACTTTACCCGGGCTCGTGATTCCTCAGCATAACCAAACGTTGCTGCACGTTTACACCGGTCCGGGAGGTGGTGCCTTCCACCAAATCCCCGCCCACGTGCCGGTCCAGAGTCACTATCTCTATGCCCCTCAGATGCCCGCCCAATATATGGTTGGAGGGTTTTTGGATCAAGCAGGGCAAGAGGTTGCTGCTGCTGGTTCTAGTGCTGCAATTCATGCTGTCCCTCCGCAGGACTTGGATAAAGGGTTGAAGAATGGGAGATTATCAGAAGAAGCTTCTCAGAAGATTCTTAACCAG GTGGAGTATTATTTCAGTGACCTAAATCTGGCAACTACAGATCATTTAATGAGGGTTATGAGCAAGGATCCTGAAGGATATG TACCAATATCTGTTGTTGCATCCTTCAAGAAGATCAAAGCTCTAATCAGTAGTCATGCCCACCTTGCTAAAATTCTTCGCAACTCAACAAAGCTT GTAGTTAGTGAAGATGGAAAAAAGGTCAAACGCCAGAATCCTCTGAGTGAAACAGATATGGAAGAATTGCAA TCTCGCATAATTGTTGCTGAAAACCTGCCTGAGGATCACTGCCACCAGAACCTCATGAAGATTTTTTCAACCGTTGGAAG TGTGAAGATGATTCGTACCTGTCAGCCTCAGACTTCCAATGGTGTGTCGTCATCAGGAACTAGAACAGCAAAGTCAGATAGTATGCTCCTCAGCAACAAG TTGCATGCATTTGTTGAATACGAAACTGTTGAATTGGCTGAAAAAGCG GTTGCTGAGCTAAATGATGCGGGTGACTGGAGGAATGGTCTCAAAGTTCGTATACTG GCAAAATTGGCCCATACACGAGGAAAGAAGTTTGGTCATGATAGCGAGTCAAATTTCAAGGAAGAGGATGCATTTGCCCCCGAGCAGCAACTCTCGTTGCAACATACTGATTCTCAATCTAATGGGCTTGCA GGAGTAGAAGAAAGTGATAAGGATGGGCCAAGGAGAACACGAAATCGTGGTAGGGGCAGGGGACGGCCGACTCCTAACAACAACCGTGGGAGCCTAGGAACTTCAACATCAAATGGCAACCGAGGAAATCATAATGCACCACCTCCAAATTTCTCAGTGAATGCTGATCAGGCAACTACAGCCAAGCAACCCTCTGTGCCACGAATGCCTGATGGCACTAAGGGATTCTCAATGGGTCGAGGAAAACCAGTTGCTGTGAAAACTGCTTGA
- the LOC116016671 gene encoding la-related protein 6B isoform X1: protein MAQDELSVSSSALEADSQESVVIGALNSTVAPSSSPPLDLPVESSTSVSPPSDQLPPSLSRNLSLSKLNAGAPAFVPRSATSPSLTSAASGSLAPSPAPPALSPSSSSSTLPGLVIPQHNQTLLHVYTGPGGGAFHQIPAHVPVQSHYLYAPQMPAQYMVGGFLDQAGQEVAAAGSSAAIHAVPPQDLDKGLKNGRLSEEASQKILNQVEYYFSDLNLATTDHLMRVMSKDPEGYVPISVVASFKKIKALISSHAHLAKILRNSTKLVVSEDGKKVKRQNPLSETDMEELQSRIIVAENLPEDHCHQNLMKIFSTVGSVKMIRTCQPQTSNGVSSSGTRTAKSDSMLLSNKLHAFVEYETVELAEKAVAELNDAGDWRNGLKVRILVRRTAKLAHTRGKKFGHDSESNFKEEDAFAPEQQLSLQHTDSQSNGLAGVEESDKDGPRRTRNRGRGRGRPTPNNNRGSLGTSTSNGNRGNHNAPPPNFSVNADQATTAKQPSVPRMPDGTKGFSMGRGKPVAVKTA, encoded by the exons ATGGCTCAAGATGAGTTGTCTGTATCATCATCAGCACTTGAAGCAGATTCACAGGAATCAGTAGTGATTGGAGCCCTAAATTCAACGGTAGCGCCGTCGTCGTCGCCGCCGCTCGATCTTCCGGTGGAGTCATCCACCTCTGTTTCTCCACCGTCCGATCAGTTGCCTCCGTCCCTATCCAGGAACCTCTCCCTCAGCAAGCTGAACGCTGGAGCTCCTGCATTTGTCCCTAGAAGTGCGACTTCTCCTTCGCTGACGTCCGCGGCATCGGGGTCTCTGGCACCATCTCCGGCTCCTCCAGCGCTTTCTCCGTCTTCGTCGTCATCGACTTTACCCGGGCTCGTGATTCCTCAGCATAACCAAACGTTGCTGCACGTTTACACCGGTCCGGGAGGTGGTGCCTTCCACCAAATCCCCGCCCACGTGCCGGTCCAGAGTCACTATCTCTATGCCCCTCAGATGCCCGCCCAATATATGGTTGGAGGGTTTTTGGATCAAGCAGGGCAAGAGGTTGCTGCTGCTGGTTCTAGTGCTGCAATTCATGCTGTCCCTCCGCAGGACTTGGATAAAGGGTTGAAGAATGGGAGATTATCAGAAGAAGCTTCTCAGAAGATTCTTAACCAG GTGGAGTATTATTTCAGTGACCTAAATCTGGCAACTACAGATCATTTAATGAGGGTTATGAGCAAGGATCCTGAAGGATATG TACCAATATCTGTTGTTGCATCCTTCAAGAAGATCAAAGCTCTAATCAGTAGTCATGCCCACCTTGCTAAAATTCTTCGCAACTCAACAAAGCTT GTAGTTAGTGAAGATGGAAAAAAGGTCAAACGCCAGAATCCTCTGAGTGAAACAGATATGGAAGAATTGCAA TCTCGCATAATTGTTGCTGAAAACCTGCCTGAGGATCACTGCCACCAGAACCTCATGAAGATTTTTTCAACCGTTGGAAG TGTGAAGATGATTCGTACCTGTCAGCCTCAGACTTCCAATGGTGTGTCGTCATCAGGAACTAGAACAGCAAAGTCAGATAGTATGCTCCTCAGCAACAAG TTGCATGCATTTGTTGAATACGAAACTGTTGAATTGGCTGAAAAAGCG GTTGCTGAGCTAAATGATGCGGGTGACTGGAGGAATGGTCTCAAAGTTCGTATACTGGTTAGACGCACT GCAAAATTGGCCCATACACGAGGAAAGAAGTTTGGTCATGATAGCGAGTCAAATTTCAAGGAAGAGGATGCATTTGCCCCCGAGCAGCAACTCTCGTTGCAACATACTGATTCTCAATCTAATGGGCTTGCA GGAGTAGAAGAAAGTGATAAGGATGGGCCAAGGAGAACACGAAATCGTGGTAGGGGCAGGGGACGGCCGACTCCTAACAACAACCGTGGGAGCCTAGGAACTTCAACATCAAATGGCAACCGAGGAAATCATAATGCACCACCTCCAAATTTCTCAGTGAATGCTGATCAGGCAACTACAGCCAAGCAACCCTCTGTGCCACGAATGCCTGATGGCACTAAGGGATTCTCAATGGGTCGAGGAAAACCAGTTGCTGTGAAAACTGCTTGA
- the LOC116014191 gene encoding methionine aminopeptidase 2B, protein MAKEESGTGVVLEEGTSELGNGNVESSSSVQKDVEEKVDELTTGEPTEAAKKKKKKNKSKKKKEPPQQTETPSIPVVELFPSAEFPEGEIQQYKDDNLWRTTSEEKRELERLEKPIYNSIRQAAEVHRQVRKYVRQILKPGMLMIDICETLENTVRKLISENGLQAGIAFPTGCSLNWVAAHWTPNSGDKTVLQYDDVMKLDFGTHIDGRIVDCAFTVAFNPMFDPLLEASREATYTGIKEAGIDVRLCDVGAAIQEVMESYEVEINGKVFQVKSVRNLNGHSIGQYQIHAGKSVPIVKGGEQTKMEEGEFYAIETFGSTGKGYVREDLECSHYMKNFDVGHIPLRLPRAKQLLATINKNFSTLAFCRRYLDRLGETKYLMALKNLCDAGIVQPYPPLCDIKGSYVSQFEHTILLRPTCKEVVSRGDDY, encoded by the exons ATGGCAAAAGAGGAATCTGGTACTGGTGTTGTTCTTGAAGAGGGAACATCAGAGCTAGGTAATGGTAATGTTGAGTCTTCTTCTTCAGTACAGAAAGATGTCGAGGAGAAAGTTGATGAGTTGACAACAGGGGAGCCAACAG AAGCtgcaaagaaaaagaagaagaagaacaaaagcAA GAAGAAAAAGGAACCACCACAACAAACTGAAACACCATCTATTCCTGTAGTTGAACTTTTTCCTTCTGCTGAGTTTCCTGAGGGTGAAATTCAACAATACAAAGATGA TAACTTGTGGCGTACTACATCTGAAGAAAAAAGGGAATTGGAACGCCTGGAAAAACcaatttacaattcaattcGACAAGCAGCAGAAGTTCACCGTCAG GTACGAAAATATGTTAGACAAATTTTGAAGCCTGGAATGTTGATGATTGACATATGTGAGACCTTGGAGAACACAGTTCGCAAATTGATATCAGAAAATGGACTTCAAGCTGGCATTGCATTCCCCACTGGGTGTTCACTGAATTG GGTTGCAGCCCATTGGACTCCAAATTCTGGAGACAAAACTGTGCTTCAGTATGATGATGTCATGAAATTGGATTTTGGGACACACATcgatg GTCGCATAGTAGACTGTGCATTTACTGTGGCTTTCAATCCCATGTTTGATCCACTGCTTGAAGCCTCACGTGAAGCCACCTATACAGGAATCAAG GAAGCGGGTATTGATGTTCGCCTTTGTGATGTTGGTGCTGCTATCCAGGAGGTCATGGAGTCCTATGAGGTTGAAATTAATGGGAAAGTCTTCCAAG TTAAAAGTGTCCGGAATTTGAATGGGCATAGCATTGGGCAATATCAAATTCATGCTGGTAAATCTGTCCCAATTGTGAAAGGAGGAGAACAAACTAAGATGGAAGAGGGTGAATTTTATGCCATTGAGACTTTCGGGTCAACAG GGAAGGGATATGTTAGAGAAGATCTAGAGTGCAGTCATTATATGAAGAATTTTGATGTTGGGCACATTCCACTGCGGTTGCCAAGAGCGAAGCAGTTACTAGCAACAATAAACAAGAACTTCTCCACCCTTGCTTTCTGTAGACGTTATCTGGACCGTCTTGGTGAAACAAAGTATCTGATGGCACTAAAGAATTTGTGTGATGCTGGTATTGTTCAG CCATACCCTCCTCTATGTGATATTAAGGGCAGCTATGTATCCCAGTTTGAGCACACCATTTTACTTCGTCCGACTTGCAAAGAGGTGGTATCAAGAGGTGATGACTATTGA
- the LOC116014179 gene encoding probable methylenetetrahydrofolate reductase codes for MKVIDKIRELSKENDGNKVVFSFEFFPPKTEEGVENLFERMDRMVAHNPTFCDITWGAGGSTADLTLDIANRMQNMVCVETMMHLTCTNMPVEKIDHALDTIKSNGIQNVLALRGDPPHGQDKFVQVEGGFSCALDLVKHMREKYGDYFGITVAGYPEAHPDVIPASGVATAETYNNDLAYLKRKVDAGADLIVTQLFYDTDNFLKFVNDCRQIGITCPIVPGIMPINNYKGFLRMTGFCKTKIPAEIMAALEPIKDNEEAVKAYGIHLGTEMCKKIMASGIKTLHLYTLNMEKSALAILMNLGLIEESKVSRSLPWRRPTNIFRVKEDVRPIFWANRPKSYISRTIGWDQYPHGRWGDSRNPSYGALSDHQFMRPRARDKKLQEEWAVPLNGIEDICEIFSKFCLGKLRSNPWSELDGLQPETKTINEQLGAINKKGFLTINSQPAVNGEKSDSPSVGWGGAGGYVYQKAYLEFFCSKQKLDALVDKCNTFPSLTYIAVNKEGTLVSNVKTTDVNAVTWGVFPAKEIIQPTVVDPASFMIWKDEAFETWSKGWGQLYPESDLSRKLLEEVQRTYFLVSLVDNDYVHGDLFAIFKDL; via the exons ATGAAGGTGATAGACAAGATCCGTGAGTTGTCCAAGGAGAACGATGGCAATAAGGTGGTGTTCTCCTTCGAGTTCTTCCCTCCGAAGACTGAGGAAGGAGTTGAGAACTTGTTCGAGAGAATGGACCGCATGGTGGCTCATAACCCCACCTTCTGCGATATCACCTGGGGAGCCGGCGGCTCCACCGCCGATCTCACTCTCGACATCGCTAACCGCATGCAGAATATGGTCTGCGTTGAGACCATGATGCATCTCACCTGCACCAACATGCCTGTTGAGAAGATCGACCACGCTCTGGACACAATCAAGTCTAACGGCATCCAAAACGTCCTCGCTCTCCGCGGTGACCCGCCTCACGGCCAGGACAAGTTCGTCCAGGTCGAAGGCGGCTTCTCCTGCGCCTTGGACCTC GTGAAGCACATGCGTGAAAAATACGGTGACTACTTCGGGATCACGGTTGCCGGTTATCCAG AGGCACATCCTGATGTAATTCCTGCTAGTGGAGTGGCTACTGCTGAGACATACAACAATGACCTTGCCTATCTCAAGAGAAAG GTGGATGCTGGTGCAGATCTCATTGTTACTCAACTTTTCTATGACACTGACAATTTCCTCAAATTTGTGAATGATTGTCGTCAAATTGGAATAACATGCCCCATTGTTCCTGGTATTATGCCCATTAACAATTACAAGGGCTTCCTCCGTATGACTGGCTTCTGCAAAACCAAG ATTCCCGCTGAGATTATGGCTGCTCTGGAACCCATTAAGGACAATGAAGAAGCTGTAAAAGCTTATGGAATTCACCTAGGAACTGAGATGTGCAAGAAGATTATGGCTAGTGGGATTAAGACATTACATCTTTATACATTAAATATGGAGAAATCTGCATTGGCAATATTGATG AATCTTGGGTTAATAGAGGAGTCCAAGGTTTCAAGGTCACTACCTTGGAGGCGTCCCACAAATATTTTTCGTGTAAAGGAAGATGTCCGACCCATATTTTG GGCAAATCGTCCAAAAAGCTACATTTCAAGGACCATTGGCTGGGATCAATACCCGCATGGCCGATGGGGTGATTCTCGAAATCCATCATATGGAGCCCTTTCTGACCATCAG TTCATGCGGCCACGTGCACGGGATAAGAAACTTCAAGAAGAGTGGGCTGTTCCTTTGAATGGCATTGAAGATATTTGTGAG ATATTTTCCAAGTTCTGTCTTGGAAAACTCAGAAGTAACCCTTGGTCTGAATTAGATGGGCTTCAGCCAGAGACAAAAACTATCAATGAACAGTTGGGTGCTATTAACAAAAAAGGATTCCTTACAATCAACAGCCAACCAGCAGTTAATGGAGAAAAATCTGACTCACCTTCTGTTG GTTGGGGTGGCGCTGGTGGCTATGTATATCAGAAGGCATATTTGGAGTTTTTCTGCTCAAAGCAGAAGTTAGATGCTCTTGTTGATAAATGCAATACCTTCCCATCTCTCACCTACATTGCAGTGAATAAAGAAGGAACTTTGGTTTCTAATGTCAAGACAACTGATGTGAATGCTGTGACATGGGGGGTCTTCCCAGCTAAGGAGATAATTCAACCAACAGTTGTTGATCCTGCTAGCTTTATGATATGGAAGGATGAGGCTTTTGAAACCTGGTCCAAGGGTTGGGGTCAGCTATACCCCGAGTCTGATCTCTCCAGAAAGTTGCTTGAAGAG GTTCAAAGGACTTATTTCTTGGTGAGTTTGGTGGACAATGATTACGTCCATGGTGATCTCTTTGCTATCTTCAAGGATCTGTGA